The Geobacillus stearothermophilus ATCC 12980 genome contains a region encoding:
- a CDS encoding B12-binding domain-containing radical SAM protein, producing MNIVCTTLNAKYIHMNLAIRYLKAYAQPEFDVKLVEYTIKDPVLNIVTDLYQRRPDVIGFSCYIWNIEETIKVVKLLKKAAPNMVIVAGGPEVSYDVREWMERVPEFDFIVVGEGEETFKQLLFALDGHGDVRDVAGLAFRDGGRIVINPQRNKIRLADMPSPFRFLEDIPHLPNRVVYVETSRGCPFSCQFCLSSIEVGVRYFDREKIKDDLRYLMRHGARTIKFVDRTFNISRSYAMDMFRFLIDEHVPGTVFQFEITADIMRPEVIEFLNREAPPGLFRFEIGVQSTNDEVNRLIMRKQNFAKLSRTVTMIKEGGKIAQHLDLIAGLPEEDYNSFRKTFNDVFALRPEELQLGFLKLLRGTGLRLRAHEYGYVYMDHAPYEVLANNVLSFDDVIRIKQVEDVLEKYWNAHRMDETIEYLVTDVFPSPFDFFQQFGTYWDERGWARIGHQLEDLFRRLHEFLRTAVPDALPVAESLMKYDYLRNQKYKPRKPWWNEKTDKTARTAVYRALLERPEVLGEDFAALGIGEKELFKHTVVEIVPVDVGRYIAAKQLSFAPTVIVAYFDPSGTGATLFSAPLSALSASASA from the coding sequence ATGAATATTGTCTGCACGACATTGAACGCCAAATACATTCATATGAACCTCGCCATCCGCTATTTAAAAGCGTACGCTCAGCCCGAATTTGACGTCAAGCTTGTTGAGTATACGATCAAAGACCCGGTGCTGAACATTGTGACTGATTTGTACCAACGCCGTCCGGATGTCATCGGCTTCAGCTGCTACATTTGGAACATTGAAGAAACGATCAAAGTCGTCAAGCTGTTGAAAAAAGCAGCGCCGAATATGGTCATCGTCGCCGGTGGACCGGAAGTGTCGTACGATGTGCGTGAATGGATGGAGCGGGTGCCGGAGTTTGACTTTATCGTCGTCGGCGAAGGAGAGGAAACGTTTAAACAGCTGCTTTTCGCTTTAGACGGCCATGGAGACGTCCGTGATGTCGCCGGGCTCGCGTTTCGCGACGGGGGCCGCATTGTCATCAACCCACAGCGAAACAAAATTCGCCTTGCCGACATGCCGTCGCCGTTTCGCTTTCTGGAAGACATTCCCCATCTTCCGAACCGGGTCGTGTATGTTGAAACGAGCCGCGGCTGCCCGTTCAGCTGCCAATTTTGCCTGTCCTCGATCGAAGTCGGCGTCCGCTACTTTGACCGCGAAAAAATCAAAGACGACTTGCGCTACTTAATGCGGCACGGGGCGCGGACGATCAAGTTCGTCGACCGGACGTTCAACATCAGCCGCAGCTATGCGATGGACATGTTTCGCTTTTTAATTGATGAACATGTGCCCGGAACAGTATTTCAATTTGAAATTACCGCCGACATCATGCGTCCCGAGGTGATCGAGTTTTTAAACCGCGAAGCGCCGCCCGGCCTGTTCCGCTTTGAAATCGGCGTCCAGTCGACGAACGACGAAGTGAATCGGCTCATTATGCGCAAACAAAACTTCGCCAAACTTTCGCGAACGGTAACGATGATTAAAGAGGGCGGGAAAATCGCCCAACATTTGGATTTGATCGCCGGTCTTCCCGAAGAAGACTACAACTCGTTCCGAAAGACGTTTAACGACGTATTCGCCCTCCGCCCGGAAGAATTGCAGCTTGGGTTTTTGAAGCTGCTGCGCGGCACTGGGTTGCGCCTGCGCGCCCATGAATACGGCTACGTCTATATGGATCATGCGCCGTATGAAGTGCTCGCCAACAACGTCTTGTCGTTTGATGACGTCATCCGCATCAAGCAAGTGGAAGACGTGCTTGAAAAATATTGGAACGCCCATCGAATGGACGAAACGATCGAGTACTTGGTGACCGATGTGTTCCCGTCGCCGTTTGACTTTTTCCAGCAGTTTGGCACGTATTGGGATGAGCGCGGCTGGGCGCGCATCGGCCACCAACTGGAAGACTTGTTCCGCCGCCTGCATGAATTTTTGCGCACAGCCGTCCCGGACGCGCTGCCGGTCGCCGAGTCGCTTATGAAATACGACTATTTGCGCAACCAAAAATACAAACCACGCAAGCCGTGGTGGAATGAGAAAACGGACAAAACGGCGCGCACGGCCGTCTACCGTGCGCTGCTTGAGCGCCCCGAGGTGCTTGGGGAGGACTTTGCCGCCCTCGGGATCGGGGAAAAGGAGCTGTTTAAACATACGGTCGTGGAAATCGTGCCGGTTGATGTCGGCCGCTATATCGCCGCGAAGCAGCTCTCGTTTGCACCAACCGTCATCGTCGCCTATTTTGATCCGTCCGGAACCGGCGCAACGCTGTTTTCCGCGCCGCTGTCCGCCTTGTCCGCTTCGGCATCCGCCTAA
- a CDS encoding PAS domain-containing sensor histidine kinase, with the protein MAQSLSPREEQNATPDVRLLEEENRRLKERLNSYSVIFERSLDAIVILNKNGEFVDVNEAACKLFEMDKFDLIGRSLFSFLELVPLDILLFQQSMLQKFGSFSDELLIKLPDGKVKHIEFSIKKDVFHEFDLVMMRDVSAHKALERERIIHEFLFRDVFNRAVDGIVIFDEFGRFIDVNPAFSMSLNLEKGKLLNLSFQQFVACECVNEFAQLLAEVKEKGTAKGELSLVRPDGTVKMFELTVTSNVYSGFYMAIMRDVTDRKNMEIKLQKSEERFRAIFEQAHEAILIWDDFGYILNANPAASRTFELPLNLLVRRNLLDFVEYVDEKVKRIFSEFRQKGEIRDELTFHMPNGEQKQLEFTMKKGAINGYHLTIFRNVSERRKIERELRESEQKFRSIFDHSMDGILLWDEQHRIIDANPIACGIFSAEKEALLGRKVGELLPDRARRQLNKLMAECQRAGEASGEVEFSDETKERIIEFSLKKEVISGVGMMTFRDMTERKEMELQLRKSDTLNVVGELAAGIAHEIRNPMTALKGFIQLLQGSIDGDYSMYFNVIMSELERIESIITEFLVLAKPQAVQYKQNDICKIMQDTIDLISAQAIMNNVQIIADFDRGLPPVYCELNQLKQVFINILKNAIEVMPKGGDITVRIARMGKNVRISITDQGVGIPKDKIKKLGEPFYTTKERGTGLGLMVSYKIIEEHQGKIDVESEVGVGTTFHITLPIERTEREDDDGD; encoded by the coding sequence ATGGCCCAAAGCCTTTCTCCTCGGGAAGAACAAAATGCGACGCCGGATGTGCGGCTGCTTGAAGAGGAAAATCGTCGCCTAAAGGAGCGGCTCAACAGTTATTCCGTCATTTTCGAGCGATCGCTCGACGCCATTGTCATTTTAAATAAAAACGGCGAGTTTGTCGATGTGAACGAAGCGGCGTGCAAGCTGTTTGAGATGGATAAGTTTGACTTGATCGGCCGTTCACTTTTCTCGTTTTTGGAGCTCGTGCCGCTGGATATTTTGCTGTTTCAGCAGTCGATGCTGCAAAAGTTCGGCTCGTTCAGCGACGAGCTGCTCATTAAGCTGCCGGACGGCAAGGTGAAGCATATCGAATTTTCGATAAAAAAAGACGTGTTTCATGAATTTGACCTCGTGATGATGCGCGACGTTTCGGCTCATAAGGCGCTTGAGCGCGAACGAATCATTCATGAGTTTTTGTTTCGCGACGTATTCAACCGCGCCGTCGACGGCATCGTCATTTTCGATGAATTTGGGCGTTTTATCGATGTCAATCCGGCGTTTTCGATGAGCTTGAACTTGGAAAAAGGAAAACTGCTCAATTTGTCGTTTCAGCAGTTCGTCGCCTGCGAATGCGTCAATGAGTTCGCACAGCTGCTCGCGGAAGTGAAAGAAAAGGGAACGGCCAAAGGCGAGTTGTCGCTTGTCCGCCCGGACGGAACGGTGAAAATGTTTGAACTGACGGTGACGTCGAACGTCTACAGCGGCTTTTACATGGCCATTATGCGCGACGTGACCGATCGGAAAAATATGGAAATCAAACTACAAAAAAGCGAAGAGCGGTTTCGGGCCATTTTCGAGCAGGCGCATGAGGCGATTCTCATTTGGGATGATTTTGGCTACATATTGAACGCCAATCCGGCCGCGAGCCGAACGTTTGAGCTGCCTTTGAATTTGCTTGTGCGCCGCAATTTGCTCGATTTTGTGGAATATGTGGATGAAAAGGTGAAGCGGATTTTCAGCGAGTTCCGCCAAAAAGGGGAAATTCGCGATGAGCTGACGTTCCATATGCCAAACGGCGAACAGAAACAGCTTGAGTTTACGATGAAAAAAGGGGCGATTAACGGCTACCATTTGACAATTTTCCGCAACGTGAGCGAGCGGCGGAAAATCGAGCGCGAACTGCGGGAAAGCGAACAAAAATTCCGCAGTATTTTCGATCACTCGATGGACGGCATTTTGCTTTGGGATGAGCAGCATCGCATCATTGACGCCAATCCAATCGCCTGTGGCATTTTTTCTGCTGAAAAGGAGGCGCTTCTTGGCCGGAAAGTCGGCGAACTTCTTCCGGACCGGGCGCGCCGCCAGTTGAACAAGCTGATGGCTGAGTGTCAGCGCGCTGGCGAGGCGAGCGGCGAAGTCGAGTTTTCCGATGAGACAAAGGAGCGAATCATCGAGTTTTCGTTGAAAAAAGAAGTCATTTCCGGCGTTGGAATGATGACGTTTCGCGATATGACCGAGCGGAAGGAGATGGAGCTGCAGCTGCGCAAATCGGATACGCTCAATGTCGTCGGCGAGCTCGCTGCCGGCATCGCCCACGAAATCCGCAACCCGATGACGGCGTTAAAAGGGTTCATCCAGTTGCTGCAAGGAAGCATTGACGGCGATTATTCGATGTATTTTAATGTCATTATGTCGGAATTGGAGCGGATCGAATCGATCATCACCGAGTTTCTCGTTTTGGCCAAACCGCAGGCGGTGCAATACAAGCAAAACGACATTTGCAAAATCATGCAGGATACGATCGATTTGATCAGCGCCCAGGCGATAATGAATAACGTGCAAATCATTGCCGATTTCGACCGCGGGCTGCCGCCGGTGTATTGCGAGCTGAATCAGCTGAAGCAGGTGTTTATCAACATTTTGAAAAACGCCATTGAAGTGATGCCCAAAGGCGGGGACATCACGGTGCGGATCGCCCGCATGGGCAAAAATGTTCGCATTTCCATCACTGACCAAGGCGTCGGCATTCCGAAAGATAAAATCAAAAAACTCGGCGAGCCGTTTTATACGACGAAAGAGCGCGGCACCGGACTCGGCTTGATGGTCAGCTATAAGATCATTGAAGAACATCAAGGGAAAATTGACGTGGAAAGCGAAGTCGGGGTCGGCACGACGTTCCATATTACGTTGCCGATTGAGCGGACAGAGAGGGAAGACGACGATGGCGATTGA
- a CDS encoding methylated-DNA--[protein]-cysteine S-methyltransferase: MAIEYAVYRSELLGDLYIASDGEAIMKVELFPEEWRAFAGGHPVVQSRSPLLERALRQLDEYFHGRRRTFDLPLKWKGTPFQEEVWAALCRIPYGETATYADIAAQIGRPKAVRAVGQANRANELAIIVPCHRIVGKNGALVGYAGSRTDVKAKLLELERRYQSRFS, from the coding sequence ATGGCGATTGAATATGCCGTATACCGGTCGGAGCTGCTTGGCGATCTATACATCGCTTCCGACGGCGAAGCGATCATGAAAGTTGAACTGTTTCCGGAAGAATGGCGCGCGTTTGCGGGCGGGCATCCGGTTGTCCAAAGCCGGTCGCCGTTGCTTGAACGCGCGCTTCGACAGTTGGATGAGTACTTTCACGGCCGCCGCCGGACGTTTGATTTGCCGCTGAAATGGAAAGGGACGCCCTTCCAAGAAGAAGTGTGGGCGGCGCTTTGCCGCATCCCATACGGCGAGACGGCGACATACGCTGACATCGCTGCGCAAATCGGCCGCCCGAAGGCGGTTCGCGCCGTCGGCCAGGCGAACCGGGCGAATGAGCTCGCCATCATCGTCCCGTGCCATCGCATTGTCGGCAAAAACGGCGCCCTCGTCGGCTACGCCGGAAGCCGGACCGATGTAAAAGCAAAGCTGCTGGAGCTGGAGCGGCGCTATCAATCGCGCTTCAGCTGA
- a CDS encoding ABC transporter permease codes for MSQPAVSTAPSKKAAPFILEFLYKHGTLLAILAVIAYFGLTQDRFFTYENFSDILRSISIVTLVAIGITFSLIVDGLDLSVGSTVSLATIASAAALVLHRQEIFVTLLVPLLLGVAVGLLNSLLIVKFKLPDLLATLATMYAINGVQLTYTKGFSIYNDMPLPDGGTAPGKFIPSFLFIGQGELFGVPFSVLLMLVVVMAAHLFLTYTKPGRLFYLTGENREAARLSGIPVNRYRTYAYVISGFFAALGGIVLASRIGTGQVSAGASFLMDGVAAAYIGFSVFGAGKPNVIGTLFGSILMGVLLNGLTMANVPYYAQDIIKGAILVGALALSHWQKK; via the coding sequence ATGAGCCAGCCAGCCGTTTCCACAGCGCCGTCGAAAAAAGCGGCGCCGTTCATTCTTGAATTTTTGTATAAACATGGCACACTGCTTGCCATTTTGGCTGTAATCGCCTATTTTGGCCTGACACAAGACCGGTTTTTTACCTATGAAAACTTCAGCGACATTTTGCGTTCCATTTCCATCGTCACCTTGGTGGCCATTGGCATTACATTTTCGCTCATCGTCGACGGCCTCGATTTGTCGGTCGGTTCGACAGTGAGCTTGGCGACGATTGCCAGTGCGGCGGCGCTTGTCTTGCATCGCCAAGAAATTTTCGTCACCTTGCTCGTGCCGCTGTTGCTCGGCGTCGCCGTCGGGTTGCTTAATTCGTTGTTGATCGTCAAATTCAAACTGCCCGATTTGCTCGCCACGTTGGCGACGATGTACGCGATCAACGGCGTGCAGCTTACGTATACAAAAGGATTTTCGATTTATAACGACATGCCGCTGCCTGATGGCGGCACGGCGCCGGGCAAATTTATTCCTTCCTTTTTATTTATCGGCCAAGGGGAGCTGTTTGGCGTGCCGTTTTCGGTCTTGCTCATGCTCGTTGTCGTCATGGCCGCCCACTTGTTTTTAACATACACCAAACCTGGCCGTCTCTTTTATTTAACGGGTGAAAACCGGGAAGCAGCACGGCTCTCTGGCATCCCAGTCAACCGTTACCGGACGTATGCGTACGTCATCAGCGGCTTTTTCGCCGCCTTGGGGGGCATCGTGCTCGCCTCGCGCATCGGCACCGGGCAAGTGTCGGCCGGCGCTTCGTTTTTGATGGACGGCGTCGCCGCCGCCTACATCGGCTTTTCTGTCTTCGGCGCCGGCAAGCCGAACGTCATCGGCACCCTGTTCGGTTCGATTTTGATGGGCGTGTTGTTGAACGGCTTGACGATGGCAAACGTCCCGTATTACGCTCAAGACATTATAAAAGGCGCCATTTTAGTCGGCGCCCTCGCCTTGTCGCATTGGCAAAAAAAATAA
- a CDS encoding sugar ABC transporter ATP-binding protein, protein MNRLSMRGIEKSFGAVRVLDGVDFSVRPGEVHALLGMNGAGKSTLMNILAGAIPPDAGTITIDGVNCTFSSPLDAKRAGIGFVVQEVDTALFPGLPVYENLAADELADVKKQPIRSLRREKERAAALLRRVGLAISPAKLVRDCSLHEKQLIVLAKVLSSNARYIILDEPTAALSEAETKRLFAIITELKQQGVGFIYISHKLKEVQEIADRLTILRDGRVVYHGSARGLPLEDIVLHMTGTRRAAAMKQTRAHGSDIAFAARGILIDKTGTTVDLYAHRGEIVGIAGLVGAGKTELAESLIAHRNTSGEWEIDGRRYVFSSPYEAIDAGLCLIPEERRKQGLFLPESVKTNITVRLLSRLSRWQWISRRKETDAADELVRSLGIHPPLPSTAVRHLSGGNQQKVVIGKWLNTNARVFLFDEPTKGIDVHAKQEVFSIIRALADEGKTVLYFSSEFHELLEVCDTIYIMADGRLLTRLPAAELTYEQLVYYCSGGEIDEPASRFHSAVEKSGAVHS, encoded by the coding sequence ATGAACAGGCTGTCAATGCGAGGCATTGAAAAATCGTTTGGCGCGGTGCGCGTGCTTGACGGCGTGGACTTTTCCGTCCGTCCAGGCGAAGTCCACGCCCTTTTGGGCATGAACGGCGCCGGCAAAAGCACGCTCATGAACATTTTGGCCGGCGCCATTCCTCCCGACGCCGGCACGATCACGATCGATGGCGTCAACTGCACCTTTTCGTCGCCGCTTGACGCGAAACGAGCCGGCATCGGCTTCGTCGTCCAAGAGGTCGACACGGCGCTTTTCCCAGGATTGCCCGTTTACGAAAACTTGGCGGCTGATGAGCTCGCTGATGTGAAGAAACAGCCGATCCGCTCGCTGCGCCGGGAAAAAGAACGGGCCGCTGCTCTGCTTCGCCGCGTCGGCCTTGCCATTTCGCCGGCAAAGCTCGTGCGCGACTGCTCGCTCCATGAAAAACAGCTGATCGTGCTCGCCAAAGTGTTGTCATCGAATGCGCGCTACATCATTTTGGACGAACCGACCGCCGCCTTGAGCGAAGCCGAAACGAAGCGGCTGTTTGCCATCATCACGGAACTGAAACAGCAAGGCGTCGGCTTTATTTACATCTCTCATAAACTGAAAGAAGTGCAGGAAATCGCCGACCGGTTGACGATTTTGCGCGACGGCCGCGTCGTCTACCATGGTTCCGCCCGCGGTTTGCCGCTTGAAGACATCGTCCTTCATATGACCGGAACAAGGCGAGCCGCCGCCATGAAACAAACGCGCGCGCATGGAAGCGACATCGCGTTTGCCGCCCGCGGAATTTTGATCGACAAAACCGGGACAACAGTCGACCTATACGCCCACCGCGGCGAAATCGTCGGCATCGCCGGCTTGGTCGGCGCCGGCAAGACGGAGCTTGCCGAAAGCCTCATCGCCCACCGGAACACATCCGGCGAGTGGGAAATTGATGGCAGACGCTATGTGTTCTCATCGCCTTATGAAGCCATCGACGCCGGCCTTTGCCTCATCCCGGAAGAACGGCGCAAACAAGGGCTGTTCTTGCCCGAGTCAGTGAAAACCAACATCACCGTCCGCCTCCTTTCCCGGCTGTCGCGCTGGCAATGGATCAGCCGAAGGAAGGAAACGGACGCCGCCGACGAACTTGTCCGCTCGCTCGGCATCCATCCGCCGTTGCCTTCGACCGCTGTCCGCCACTTAAGCGGCGGCAACCAGCAGAAAGTCGTCATCGGCAAATGGCTGAACACAAACGCGCGTGTTTTTCTATTCGACGAGCCTACGAAAGGAATCGATGTCCACGCCAAACAAGAGGTGTTTTCCATCATCCGTGCTCTCGCCGATGAAGGAAAAACAGTACTATATTTTTCGAGTGAATTTCACGAGCTTCTTGAGGTGTGCGACACCATCTACATCATGGCTGACGGCCGGCTGCTCACCCGCCTGCCGGCCGCAGAACTAACCTATGAACAGCTTGTGTACTATTGCAGCGGAGGTGAGATCGATGAGCCAGCCAGCCGTTTCCACAGCGCCGTCGAAAAAAGCGGCGCCGTTCATTCTTGA
- a CDS encoding sugar ABC transporter substrate-binding protein: MKRFKALSFLSLLFFAVFSVLAGCTNEQDAVSSKPANETKQTAIQGDTVSSNSQTASSSEQAAIPEKLKKPVKIAAIMQMSIGTFSSQYIAGVKEQVQKFGGEVQIYNADNDLTKMASYVETAITQNVDAILLDHGRADALEGPVKKAVEKGIPVVAFDNDLNIPGVTVIDQDDYSLAWKTLKTLAEDLNGEGNIVTIWVGGFTPMERRHVIYEAFKKRYPNIKEVAKFGTASANTALDTQTQMEAILKKYPNKGDIDAVFATWDEFAKGATRAIEQAGRTEIKVYSIDLSDEDLQMIQKPNSPWVATTATDPAEVGRVQVRFAYQKIAGEKTPNIYSLEPHLVKRTDLPDKQVSMNELSQYIPGWEQSNVAISPWMKTLEAQVNKK; this comes from the coding sequence ATGAAACGATTTAAGGCCTTATCGTTCCTTTCTCTTCTTTTCTTTGCCGTGTTCTCCGTCTTGGCCGGCTGCACGAACGAGCAAGACGCCGTGAGCTCTAAGCCGGCCAACGAAACGAAGCAAACGGCCATCCAAGGCGACACCGTCTCATCCAACAGCCAAACCGCATCGAGCAGCGAACAGGCGGCCATCCCGGAGAAGCTGAAAAAACCGGTGAAGATCGCCGCCATTATGCAAATGTCCATCGGCACGTTCTCGTCGCAATACATCGCCGGTGTCAAAGAACAAGTGCAAAAGTTCGGCGGCGAAGTGCAAATTTACAACGCCGACAACGACTTGACGAAAATGGCCTCATACGTAGAAACGGCCATCACGCAAAACGTTGATGCCATTCTGCTTGATCACGGCCGCGCTGATGCACTCGAAGGCCCGGTGAAAAAAGCGGTTGAAAAAGGCATCCCGGTCGTCGCCTTTGACAACGATTTGAACATTCCCGGCGTCACCGTCATCGACCAAGACGACTACAGCCTCGCCTGGAAAACGTTAAAAACACTCGCCGAAGATTTAAATGGAGAGGGCAACATCGTCACGATTTGGGTCGGCGGTTTTACTCCAATGGAGCGGCGCCACGTCATTTATGAGGCGTTCAAAAAACGCTATCCGAACATAAAAGAAGTCGCCAAGTTCGGTACGGCGAGCGCCAACACGGCTTTGGACACGCAAACGCAAATGGAGGCCATTTTGAAAAAATATCCGAACAAAGGCGACATTGACGCCGTCTTCGCAACTTGGGACGAGTTCGCCAAAGGAGCGACGCGCGCCATCGAGCAAGCCGGGCGTACGGAAATCAAAGTATACAGCATCGATTTGAGTGACGAAGACTTGCAAATGATCCAAAAACCGAACAGTCCGTGGGTGGCGACAACAGCGACGGATCCGGCGGAAGTCGGCCGCGTTCAGGTGCGGTTCGCCTATCAAAAAATCGCTGGCGAGAAAACGCCGAACATTTACTCGCTCGAGCCGCATTTAGTAAAACGGACCGACTTGCCCGATAAGCAAGTATCGATGAACGAGCTTTCGCAATACATCCCGGGCTGGGAGCAATCGAACGTCGCCATCTCGCCATGGATGAAAACGTTGGAAGCTCAGGTGAACAAAAAATGA
- the mtnA gene encoding S-methyl-5-thioribose-1-phosphate isomerase, translating to MDTFAIPRSVEWRETHITILNQQKLPLATEYIDLHTLEDVYDAIASLKVRGAPAIGITAAYGLALAASHYKAETVHEFHSRLKQDRDYLASARPTAVNLVWALDRLTAAAKDAASVNEAKTVLIHEAIRIQIEDEDVCRRIGEHALSLFRPGERVMTICNAGSIATARYGTALAPFYLAKEKGIELSVYALETRPVLQGARLTAWELMQAGVDVTLITDNMAAQTIKAKGIRAIIVGADRIAQNGDTANKIGTFGLALLAKSFGIPFYVAAPLSTIDLATKTGADIPIEERHPDEVTHLAGVRVAPEGVNVYNPAFDVTPNELITAIITEKGIVRGSYSAALPALFAKEEQHETI from the coding sequence ATGGACACCTTTGCCATCCCGCGCTCTGTCGAGTGGCGCGAGACGCATATCACGATTTTAAACCAACAAAAATTGCCATTGGCAACAGAATATATCGACCTGCATACGCTTGAAGACGTGTACGATGCGATCGCCTCGCTGAAAGTGCGCGGAGCGCCGGCGATCGGCATCACCGCCGCTTATGGTCTGGCGCTCGCCGCCTCGCATTATAAAGCGGAAACGGTCCACGAGTTCCATAGCCGCCTAAAGCAAGACCGCGATTATTTGGCAAGCGCCCGCCCGACGGCCGTCAATTTGGTTTGGGCGCTTGACCGGCTCACTGCCGCCGCCAAAGACGCCGCCTCAGTCAACGAAGCGAAAACGGTGCTTATTCACGAGGCAATACGCATCCAAATCGAGGACGAAGATGTCTGCCGCCGCATCGGCGAACATGCGTTATCGCTTTTTCGCCCAGGCGAGCGGGTGATGACGATTTGCAACGCCGGCTCGATCGCCACCGCCCGCTACGGCACGGCGCTCGCCCCGTTTTATTTGGCGAAAGAGAAAGGGATCGAGTTATCCGTGTACGCCCTTGAGACGCGCCCCGTTTTGCAAGGAGCGCGTCTGACCGCCTGGGAGCTGATGCAAGCAGGCGTCGACGTCACGCTTATTACGGACAACATGGCGGCGCAAACGATCAAAGCGAAAGGGATTCGCGCCATTATCGTCGGAGCCGACCGGATCGCACAAAACGGCGATACGGCGAACAAAATCGGCACGTTCGGCCTCGCCTTGCTCGCCAAATCGTTTGGCATTCCGTTTTACGTCGCCGCACCGTTGTCCACCATCGATTTGGCGACAAAGACAGGGGCAGACATCCCGATTGAAGAGCGCCATCCGGATGAAGTGACGCATCTGGCCGGCGTGCGCGTCGCCCCGGAAGGCGTCAACGTGTATAACCCGGCGTTTGACGTGACGCCAAACGAACTGATTACCGCGATCATTACCGAAAAAGGCATCGTCCGCGGCAGCTACAGCGCGGCACTGCCAGCGTTATTTGCAAAGGAGGAGCAGCATGAAACGATTTAA
- the mtnK gene encoding S-methyl-5-thioribose kinase → MTIVQSTVYEPLTEQKATALAVRLGLFRDGAPLVCREIGDGNLNLVFHIVDQETKQGVIIKQALPYAKVVGESWPLTLKRAVIESNALRTFASYVPQYVPNVYYSDESLAITVMEDLSRLQIARKGLIEGKTFPLLSRHIGEFIAKTAFYTSDFGMNQQEKKKLAQSFVNPELCKITEDLVFTDPFFDHDTNNFEDELRPDVETLWNDDRLRLEAAKLKRKFLTEADVLLHGDLHTGSIFASTDETKVIDPEFAFYGPIGFDLGQFFANLLLNALSRPDVERQPLFDHIDRTWDVFASIFSELWRTKSIETYAATPGLLDEVLRHAFIDAVGFAGCEVIRRTIGLAHVADLDGIEQKEARLAAKRHALRLGRRLIVERNELTGTDGFRRVFAETE, encoded by the coding sequence ATGACGATTGTCCAATCCACTGTTTACGAACCGCTCACCGAACAAAAAGCGACCGCCCTCGCCGTCCGCCTCGGCCTATTCCGAGACGGGGCGCCGCTTGTGTGCCGCGAAATCGGCGACGGAAACTTAAACTTAGTCTTTCATATCGTCGATCAGGAAACGAAGCAAGGCGTCATCATCAAACAGGCGCTCCCGTACGCGAAAGTCGTCGGCGAAAGCTGGCCGCTCACGTTAAAGCGCGCGGTTATTGAAAGCAACGCGTTGCGCACGTTTGCCAGCTATGTACCGCAATACGTGCCGAACGTCTACTATTCTGACGAATCGCTTGCCATTACCGTGATGGAAGACTTGTCCCGTCTGCAAATCGCCCGCAAAGGGTTGATCGAAGGGAAAACATTTCCGCTTTTGTCCCGGCATATCGGCGAATTTATCGCCAAAACAGCGTTTTACACATCCGATTTCGGCATGAACCAGCAAGAGAAAAAGAAATTGGCGCAAAGCTTCGTCAATCCGGAGCTGTGCAAAATCACCGAAGATCTCGTCTTCACCGATCCATTTTTCGACCATGACACGAACAACTTCGAAGACGAGCTGCGGCCGGACGTCGAAACGCTTTGGAATGACGACCGCCTCCGTTTGGAAGCGGCGAAGTTGAAGCGCAAGTTTTTAACCGAAGCCGATGTGCTTCTGCATGGCGATTTGCATACCGGCAGCATTTTCGCAAGCACCGACGAAACGAAAGTAATCGACCCGGAATTCGCTTTTTACGGCCCGATCGGCTTTGACCTTGGACAGTTTTTCGCCAACTTGCTGTTAAATGCGTTGTCCCGCCCTGACGTTGAGCGCCAACCGCTCTTTGATCACATCGACCGGACCTGGGACGTCTTTGCGTCCATATTCTCGGAGCTTTGGCGCACCAAAAGCATCGAGACGTACGCCGCAACACCGGGCTTGCTTGACGAAGTGCTCCGGCATGCGTTCATCGATGCTGTCGGCTTTGCCGGCTGCGAAGTCATCCGCCGGACGATCGGCCTCGCCCATGTGGCCGACCTTGACGGCATCGAGCAGAAAGAAGCCCGCCTTGCCGCCAAACGACACGCGCTCCGCCTCGGCCGCCGCCTAATTGTCGAGCGCAACGAGCTGACCGGAACGGACGGCTTCCGCCGAGTGTTTGCAGAAACCGAATAG